Below is a genomic region from Acidimicrobiia bacterium.
GGGCCTCGAACGCGGCGCGCTCGACGACCACCGGCTCTCGCAGCGACTCGCCGAGGCGTTCGTCGAGGTGAAGCTGTTCCAGCTCCACAACTGGCGCTCGATCTCGCGCACCGCGAAGGGCCTCGAGCCGGGACCGCAGGGCAGCATCAACAAGCTGTGGTGGTCGGAGATGAGCAAGCGTCTGCACGACACCGCGATGGCCGTGCTCGGCGAGACCGCGCCGCTGTGGCGCGGCGCGTCGGAGAACCCGGGCGACGGCGCGTGGCAACGATCGTGGCTCTACTACCAAGCGAGCTCGATCTGGGCGGGCACGAACGAGATCCAGCGCAACATCGTCGGCGAGCGCACCCTCGGACTCCCCCGCGAGCCGAAAGCCACCAAACGCTGATCATGGTCGCATGCTTGCTCCGCTCGGCACGGGGCCAGGCTCGTCTTCGCCGCTGACCGCGCACCTGCTCCAGTAGATTCGGCGCCGATGCCGTTCGAGACGATCCGTTCCGAGGTCGACGGCGCGGTCGCGACCATCACGTTGAACCGCCCGCAGGCTGCGAACGCGCAGAACGCGCAGATGATCGAGGAGCTCGACGCCGCGTTCGACGCGGCCGACGCGAACGACGGCGTCCGCGTCGTCGTGCTCGCGGCGGAGGGCAAGCATTTCTCAGCGGGCCACGACCTCAAGGAGATCCTCGCGGGCGAGGAGCACTGGGCTGCGATGCGCGCGACGCCCGAGGGCAAGCTGCGGCACGAGCAGGTCATGTACTGGGACAAGCTCGTGAAGATCCGCGACTTCCGCAAGCCGACGATCGCCGCGGTGCAGGGCACCTGCTCGGCGGCGGGCCTGATGCTCGCGTGCGTGTGCGACCTCATCATCGCGGCCGACGACGCGCGCTTCTCGAACCCGGTCGCGCGCATGTCGGGTGTCGGCGTCGAGCTGCTCGTCGAGCCGTGGGAGCTCGGCGCGCGTAAGGCCAAGGAGTTCATGCTCTGCGCGTCGACGCTCAGCGCCGAAGAGGCCGAGCGCTACGGGCTCGTCAACCGTGTCGTGGCGCGCGACGCGCTCGCGTCCGAAGCGCACGCGCTCGCGGAGCAGGTCGCGCTCGTGCCCGCGGCGACGGCGGAGGCGATCAAGGCGTCGGTCAACCACATGCTCGACGCGCAGGGTCAGCGCGACTCGTGGCGCTTCCACTTCGTGATCCACCAGTTCGTGAGCAACACGCCCACCGCGCTCGAACGGGTCGAGGCCCGCAAAGAGGGCGGTATGGACGCGGTGAAGCGCGAACAGCGCGGCTGATCGCGATGCCCGGACCCCTCGAAGGACTGCGCGTCCTCGACCTCGGCACGCGCATCGCCGCGCCCTTCTGCGCGGGACTCCTCGGCGAGATGGGCGCCGACGTCGTGAAGATCGAGCAGCCCGGCACCGGCGACTTCATGCGCGAGA
It encodes:
- a CDS encoding enoyl-CoA hydratase; translation: MPFETIRSEVDGAVATITLNRPQAANAQNAQMIEELDAAFDAADANDGVRVVVLAAEGKHFSAGHDLKEILAGEEHWAAMRATPEGKLRHEQVMYWDKLVKIRDFRKPTIAAVQGTCSAAGLMLACVCDLIIAADDARFSNPVARMSGVGVELLVEPWELGARKAKEFMLCASTLSAEEAERYGLVNRVVARDALASEAHALAEQVALVPAATAEAIKASVNHMLDAQGQRDSWRFHFVIHQFVSNTPTALERVEARKEGGMDAVKREQRG